A single Candidatus Woesearchaeota archaeon DNA region contains:
- the uvrA gene encoding excinuclease ABC subunit UvrA — protein MTTKNIIVKGAREHNLKNINIEFPRDKFIVITGISGSGKSTLAFDTIYAEGQRRYVESLSAYARQFLGLMKKPDLDSIEGLSPAISIEQKTTSKNPRSTVGTVTEIYDYLRLLFARVGTSYCPKCNSSIKPQSAENIVNLVLSDIGKKIIILSPIVRGLKGTYEKVFDDLKKEGFSRVRVDGSIYDLDSVKDEVKLVRYEKHYIEAVVDRIIVSDDERQRITDSVEQALKFGKGTVVILDIEEEEKLKVSNKSAKKELQRGFGETLYSTFGACPNHPEVVFEELEPRHFSFNSPFGACPTCLGLGQQMEISADLVIPDKSLNIMENAISVYGKMDLSWRAQQLAVVGKKFKFDVWTPIENFSEKQLEILLYGTDEPINGTWSNGANMDMEKGWEGIIPQTNRLYKQTDSDWRKVAIEKFMISSGCPTCLGKRLKDTILSVKVSDKSIIGITDLSIKNAVEFFLNLESTLSDKEKFIAKQILKEINERLSFLFNVGLGYLTLSRRAGTLSGGEAQRIRLATQIGSNLMGVLYILDEPSIGLHQRDNEKLIGTLHRLRDVGNTLIVVEHDEETIRAADYVIDIGPGAGVHGGHIVAAGTPNEIAKNPKSLTGEYLSGKKKIAVPERLREIKDYIEIYGAKENNLKNVDVKLPTKILCSITGVSGSGKSSLITQTLMPALKKHFGQVYENMGEHEKIIVPEDAQNIIVIDQSPIGKTPRSNPATYVKVFDDIRTIFSNLKESKARGYKQGRFSFNVKGGRCETCSGDGMIKIEMNFLPDVYVECETCRGKRYNKDTLEILYKGKNIAEILDMDVETALPFFENHSSINRKIQTLFDVGLGYIKLGQASTTLSGGESQRIKLTKELAKFKKGHTIYILDEPTTGLHFEDVNKLIGVINRLVDKGNSIYIIEHNLDVIKCSDYVIDLGYEGGDGGGEIIAIGTPKEITKNKKSHTGKFLKEMF, from the coding sequence ATGACAACTAAAAATATTATTGTAAAAGGAGCTAGAGAACACAATTTGAAGAATATCAATATAGAATTTCCAAGAGATAAATTCATTGTAATTACAGGAATTTCAGGATCAGGAAAATCAACACTTGCATTTGATACAATTTATGCTGAAGGACAAAGACGATATGTTGAATCTTTGAGTGCTTATGCAAGACAATTTTTAGGACTTATGAAAAAACCAGATTTAGATAGTATTGAAGGTTTAAGTCCTGCTATTTCTATTGAACAGAAAACTACTTCGAAAAATCCGCGTTCAACTGTTGGAACAGTAACTGAAATTTATGATTATTTAAGACTCCTTTTTGCAAGAGTTGGAACTTCTTATTGTCCAAAGTGTAATAGCTCAATTAAACCACAAAGTGCTGAGAATATTGTTAATTTAGTTCTTTCTGATATAGGTAAAAAGATTATAATTTTATCTCCAATTGTTCGTGGTCTTAAAGGAACTTATGAGAAAGTTTTTGATGATTTAAAAAAAGAAGGATTTTCTAGAGTTAGAGTTGATGGGTCAATTTATGATTTAGATTCAGTTAAAGATGAAGTGAAACTTGTTAGATATGAAAAACACTACATCGAAGCTGTCGTTGATAGAATTATTGTTAGTGATGATGAAAGACAAAGGATTACTGATAGTGTTGAACAGGCACTAAAATTTGGTAAAGGAACTGTAGTTATTTTAGATATTGAAGAAGAAGAAAAATTAAAAGTAAGTAATAAGTCTGCAAAGAAAGAATTACAAAGAGGTTTTGGAGAAACTCTATACTCAACTTTTGGAGCTTGCCCTAATCATCCTGAAGTTGTTTTTGAAGAACTTGAGCCAAGACATTTTTCATTCAATTCGCCTTTTGGTGCTTGCCCTACTTGTTTAGGTTTAGGTCAACAAATGGAAATCTCTGCAGACCTTGTTATTCCTGATAAATCATTGAATATAATGGAGAACGCGATTTCAGTTTATGGTAAGATGGATTTATCATGGAGAGCTCAACAACTTGCAGTAGTTGGTAAAAAATTTAAATTTGATGTTTGGACTCCTATTGAAAATTTTTCTGAAAAGCAACTAGAAATATTGCTTTATGGAACAGATGAACCAATTAACGGAACATGGTCTAATGGAGCCAATATGGATATGGAGAAAGGTTGGGAAGGAATCATACCTCAAACTAATCGTTTATACAAACAAACGGATTCAGATTGGAGAAAGGTTGCTATTGAAAAATTTATGATCTCATCAGGATGCCCTACTTGCTTAGGCAAGAGATTAAAAGATACAATTTTGAGTGTTAAAGTTAGTGATAAATCTATTATTGGAATTACTGACTTGAGTATTAAAAATGCTGTAGAATTTTTCTTAAATCTTGAATCAACGCTTAGTGATAAAGAAAAATTTATTGCAAAACAAATTCTAAAAGAAATTAATGAGAGATTATCATTTTTATTTAATGTTGGATTAGGTTATCTAACTTTGTCTAGAAGAGCGGGAACTTTATCAGGTGGAGAGGCTCAAAGAATTAGACTTGCAACACAAATTGGTTCTAATTTAATGGGAGTTTTGTATATTTTGGATGAGCCTTCAATTGGACTTCATCAAAGAGATAATGAAAAATTAATTGGAACTCTGCATAGACTTCGTGATGTTGGAAATACTTTAATTGTTGTTGAGCATGATGAAGAAACTATTAGAGCAGCAGATTATGTTATAGATATTGGTCCAGGAGCAGGAGTTCATGGAGGCCATATTGTTGCAGCAGGAACGCCTAATGAAATTGCTAAAAATCCTAAGAGTTTAACTGGAGAGTATTTATCAGGAAAGAAGAAGATTGCTGTTCCTGAAAGACTAAGAGAAATTAAAGATTACATTGAAATTTATGGAGCTAAAGAGAATAATTTGAAAAATGTTGATGTTAAATTACCTACCAAGATTCTGTGTTCAATTACAGGAGTTTCTGGGTCAGGAAAATCTAGTTTAATTACTCAAACTTTAATGCCTGCTTTAAAGAAACATTTTGGGCAAGTTTATGAGAATATGGGAGAACATGAGAAAATAATTGTTCCTGAAGATGCTCAAAATATTATTGTAATTGATCAGTCCCCAATTGGGAAAACTCCAAGGTCTAATCCTGCTACTTATGTTAAAGTGTTTGATGATATTAGAACTATATTCTCCAATTTAAAAGAATCTAAAGCTCGAGGATACAAACAAGGAAGGTTCTCTTTTAATGTTAAAGGTGGTAGATGTGAGACTTGCTCTGGAGATGGTATGATTAAAATTGAGATGAATTTCTTGCCAGATGTTTATGTTGAGTGTGAGACTTGCAGAGGTAAGAGATATAATAAAGACACTCTTGAAATTTTATATAAAGGGAAAAATATTGCTGAGATTTTAGATATGGATGTTGAGACAGCTCTTCCTTTTTTTGAGAATCATTCTTCGATTAATAGAAAAATTCAAACTCTATTTGATGTTGGATTAGGTTATATTAAATTAGGTCAAGCATCAACTACTTTATCCGGTGGTGAATCTCAAAGAATTAAACTTACAAAAGAACTTGCGAAATTCAAGAAAGGTCATACAATTTATATCTTGGATGAACCTACAACTGGGCTTCATTTTGAAGATGTAAATAAATTAATTGGAGTTATTAATAGGCTTGTTGATAAGGGAAATTCTATTTACATAATAGAACATAATTTAGATGTTATTAAGTGCTCAGATTATGTTATAGATTTGGGGTATGAAGGAGGAGATGGAGGAGGAGAAATTATTGCAATTGGTACTCCAAAAGAAATCACTAAGAATAAGAAATCTCATACAGGGAAATTCTTGAAAGAAATGTTTTAA
- a CDS encoding TIGR00269 family protein has protein sequence MRKFELFDVNDKLVVAVSGGKDSITVLYLTHKYLSKVNLQKNITALAIDEGIADYREHTLEFLKDFCSNLGVELHINSYKEQFGLTVDESVKKLENTNISPCNTCGTFRRTALNTGARELGATKVVTGHNLDDEAQSILLNIFKNNFKILTRLGPHNGVVSDDKFIPRVKPLYLMSEKEIRLYTVLKGFDVGYDECPYARGSFRANIGEMINKLEDEHKGVKSSAVKFYLEVQDKLKEKFIDEEGSGVSYCSKCSEPSQRKVCNTCEMQEKILKL, from the coding sequence ATGCGAAAATTTGAACTTTTTGATGTTAATGATAAATTAGTTGTTGCAGTTTCTGGCGGAAAAGATTCAATTACTGTTTTGTATCTTACACATAAATATTTATCTAAAGTAAATTTGCAAAAAAATATTACTGCATTAGCAATTGATGAGGGTATTGCAGATTATAGAGAACATACTCTTGAATTTCTAAAAGATTTTTGTTCTAATTTGGGTGTTGAATTACATATCAATTCATATAAAGAACAATTCGGATTAACTGTTGATGAGAGTGTTAAAAAATTAGAAAATACAAATATTTCTCCTTGCAATACTTGTGGAACTTTTAGAAGAACAGCACTTAATACTGGAGCTCGTGAATTAGGAGCAACAAAAGTTGTTACAGGACATAATTTAGATGATGAGGCGCAATCTATTCTACTTAATATTTTTAAGAATAATTTTAAGATTTTGACTCGTTTAGGACCCCATAACGGGGTTGTTTCAGATGATAAATTTATTCCTAGAGTTAAACCACTATACTTAATGTCTGAGAAGGAGATTCGATTATATACTGTTCTTAAAGGTTTTGATGTTGGTTATGATGAGTGTCCTTATGCGAGAGGTTCTTTTAGAGCAAATATCGGTGAAATGATTAATAAGTTAGAAGATGAACATAAAGGAGTTAAGTCTTCAGCAGTTAAATTCTATCTTGAAGTACAAGACAAGCTAAAGGAGAAATTCATTGATGAGGAAGGCTCTGGAGTCTCTTATTGTAGTAAATGTAGTGAGCCTTCACAAAGAAAAGTTTGTAATACTTGCGAGATGCAAGAGAAAATTTTGAAATTATAA
- a CDS encoding MATE family efflux transporter — protein sequence MKNESSFLGKEKVSKLLFKLSMPSVVAMVVMSLFQIVDTIYVSRGIGSLGIAGITIGFPIIMFLMAIAQMFGVGVSSIVSRALGSNDLEKAKQTIGNYISIMFLTSLFFIILGNYFIDPMLYFFGATPDIFPYAKDYLQILFYGIFFLMFAMSANNIIRAQGHAKISMGVMLSSALANIIITPIFIFGLDMGMKGAAYGTIISYLFSSLGVIIYYFSDYNSIKLSFKDLKFNKIIISETIAIGLSSFARQVSMAIMILVVNNLLVIYGTNTTIAAYGIITRVMMFLVMPMFGMVLGMQPIVGYNHGAKKPQRVIEAIKLSSYSVSLVGLFSFSIIMLFPNFVASLFTSDIQLLEATASILRTVFLVFPIVGIYLIAGGVYQSLGKVKPALLISLLRQVILFIPLVIIFSYYFGLAGIWFAFPISDLIAGIVAIFFLRKETQAVL from the coding sequence GTGAAAAATGAATCAAGTTTTTTAGGAAAAGAAAAAGTATCAAAACTTTTATTTAAACTCTCAATGCCTTCTGTAGTTGCAATGGTTGTAATGAGTCTTTTTCAAATTGTAGATACAATATATGTTAGTCGAGGTATAGGTTCATTAGGAATAGCAGGAATCACTATTGGATTTCCTATTATAATGTTTTTAATGGCAATTGCTCAGATGTTTGGAGTAGGAGTGTCTTCAATAGTATCAAGGGCTCTTGGGTCAAATGATTTAGAAAAGGCTAAGCAAACTATAGGTAATTATATATCAATAATGTTTCTAACAAGTCTTTTCTTCATAATATTAGGAAATTATTTTATCGACCCAATGCTATATTTCTTTGGAGCAACTCCAGACATATTTCCATATGCAAAAGATTATCTACAAATATTATTTTATGGTATATTTTTTTTGATGTTTGCAATGTCAGCAAATAATATAATTAGAGCTCAAGGTCATGCAAAAATCTCAATGGGAGTTATGCTCTCATCAGCTCTTGCAAACATTATTATAACACCTATTTTTATATTTGGATTGGATATGGGAATGAAAGGTGCAGCATATGGTACTATTATTTCATATTTGTTTTCAAGTCTAGGAGTAATTATTTATTATTTTAGTGATTATAATAGTATTAAACTTTCATTTAAAGATTTAAAATTCAATAAGATTATAATCTCAGAGACAATTGCAATTGGATTATCTTCATTTGCTCGTCAAGTATCTATGGCTATAATGATTCTAGTAGTAAATAACTTATTAGTAATATATGGAACAAATACAACTATTGCAGCATATGGAATTATTACTAGAGTTATGATGTTTTTAGTAATGCCTATGTTTGGAATGGTTTTGGGAATGCAGCCAATTGTAGGATATAATCATGGAGCTAAAAAACCTCAAAGAGTTATTGAAGCAATTAAACTTTCATCATATTCAGTCTCTTTAGTTGGATTATTTTCATTTAGTATAATAATGTTATTCCCAAATTTTGTAGCATCACTTTTTACATCAGATATTCAACTACTAGAGGCTACTGCATCAATACTGAGAACTGTATTCTTGGTATTTCCAATTGTTGGAATATATTTAATCGCAGGAGGAGTATATCAATCACTAGGTAAAGTAAAACCAGCATTATTAATATCTCTACTAAGGCAAGTAATACTATTTATTCCTTTAGTAATCATTTTTTCATATTATTTTGGTCTAGCTGGAATTTGGTTTGCATTTCCTATATCTGATTTAATTGCAGGAATAGTTGCAATATTCTTTTTAAGAAAAGAGACTCAAGCAGTTCTATAA